Genomic window (Streptomyces sp. NBC_01431):
TCGTAGCTGTACGGGATGCCGATGAGGGCGGCGAGGTGGAAGACGGTGTCGCAGCCGGCCACCGCGTCCGAGACCCGGCCCGCGTCGCGGACGTCCCCGGCGATCATCTCCACCGACGGGTGGCTCATCAGGTGGGCCAGGTGGCCCTTCTCGGCGTACGGCTTGTAGTGCACGAACGCCCTGACGTTCGCGCCGAGTTCGAGGAGCTGGTCGACCAGGGTCGAGCCGATGAAGCCCTCGGCTCCGGTGACCAGGACGGTGCGGTTCTTCCAGACGGACAGGCTCATGCTGCGTGGTACTCCTTGGCGTACGAGGTCGGGTGGGCGGCGAGTTCGAGGACCCGGGCGGCCAGCAGGTCCGCGGCACGGGCGTGGTTGCCGGGGTCGGCGGCACCGCTCATCGAGGCGAGCCGGGCCGGGTCGGCGAGGAGCGGCTCGATGAGGGCGGCCAGGCGGAACGCGGTGGCCTCGGCGTCCGGCACGAGCAGTCCCGCGCCCGCGTCCGAGAGGACCCGCGCGTTGTGGGTCTGGTGGTCGCCGGGCGCGTGCGGATAGGGCACGAGGACGGCGGGCACGCCGGTGACGGCGAGTTCGGCGACGGTTGCGGAGCCTGCCCGGCACACGACCAGGTCGGCGGCGGCGTAGGCGAGGTCCATCCGGTCCAGGTAGGGCACGGCACGCGCGCCGGGCAGCGCGGACAACTGCCTTTGGGTGTCGGCCAGTTGGGCGGGACCGGTCTTGATGAGGAGGTGGACGTCGAGCCGGTCGCGCCAGTGTCCGGCAAGGCCGACGGCCGCCGCCGTGAGCCGGGCGGCGCCGAGGCTCCCGCCGTTGACGAGGACGAGGCGCGCCCCGGGCGGCACCCCGAGCGCCCGCCGGGCCTCGGCGCGCAGGGTCGGCCGGTCGAGCGCGGCGAGCGAGGCGGCGATGGGCATGCCGGTGGTGACGGCGTCCTGACCGCCCGACAGATGGGCGCGGCTGCGGTCGAAGGCGACCGCGATGTGCGGGGTCAGACGCGCCGCGAACTGGTTGGCGCGCCCCGGCACGGCGTTGGACTCGTGGATCAGGCTGGGCAGCCCGGCCATCTTGGCGCCGACGATGACCGGCGCGCTCGGGTAGCCGCCCATGCCGACCGCGACCTGGGCGCGCTGCGCCTTGAGGATGGCCCGGCACTGCGCGCCCGACTTCAGCAGCGCGGCGGGCAGCAGATACCGCCGGGCGCCGAGCGAGGGGTCGAAGGGAATCATGTCGACGGTGTGCAGGTGGTACCCGGCGCCGGGTATGAGCTCGCCCTCCAGGCCCCGGGTCGTACCGACGAAGGAGATCACCGCGTCGGGGACGGCCCGGCGCAGTGCCTCGGCGAGTGCGAGCCCGGGGTAGATGTGCCCGCCGGTACCGCCCGCCCCGATCACTACTGACAATGGTGTGCGCATGAGACCGAGGTTCACGGGGCGGCCTAAGAGGGTTCTAAGAGCCGCGTTTGGCAGGCTTTGCCCATGAGCACCACGCGCACGTTCAGAATTCTCGTCGTCGACGACGAGCCGGAGGTACGCGCGGCCGTCGAGGACGGCCTCGCGGTGGAGGGGTACGAGGTCCGGGGCGCGGTCGACGGGCTCGCGGCGCTCTCCGAGGTGGCCGCCTGGCGGCCGGACGCGATCATCCTGGACGTGATGATGCCGGTCCTGGACGGCCTCGGGGTGTGCCGCCAGCTGCGGGCGATGGGCGACCGCACTCCGGTGCTCGTGCTCACTGCGCTCGATTCGGTGAGCGAGCGGGTGGACGGTCTGGAGGCGGGCGCGGACGACTATCTGGTCAAGCCCTTCGCCCTGGACGAACTCATCGCCCGGGTACGGGCGTTGCTGCGGCGGGCGGCAGCCGATCCCGCCGAGCCGCAGGAGCTGCGGTACGCCGATCTGGTCCTGGACCCGGTCGCGCACACCGCCCGCCGGGGCGAGCGCCCGATCGACTTCACGCGCACCGAGTTCGCCCTGCTCGAACTGCTGATGCGCAACCCGGGGCAGGTGCTCCCGCGCGAGCTGATCCACGAGCTGGTGTGGGGGCGCGACTTCGGGCCCGACTCCAACTCCCTCGCCGTGTACGTGGGTTATCTGCGCCGCAAGCTGGAGACGGCGGGCGAGCCGCGCCTGGTCCACACGGTGCACGGCGTCGGCTACCGCCTGGACGCCTCGTGAGTTCCCGGCGCCGTCTCGGTGCCCGCTGGCGCCGCCACCGTCCGCTGCGCACCCGACTGGCGGTGGCCGCCGCCGCCGCGGTGGCGCTGGTCGCGGTCGGGGTCTGCACCGCCGCGTTCTTCGTGCTCCGCTACGAGCTCAACCACCAGCTCGACCTGAATCTGACCCAGTCGGCGACGCTGGCCATCCAGCAGAACCGGGGCTCGGCCCCGGGCGTGCTGGCCGGGGAGTGCCGCTTCCTGTCCGCCCCCGCCTGCGCGCAGGTCGTCCCCGCCGCCCCGGCCAAGGACCCCGCCAAGCCCTATCTGCTGCCGGTGAGCCCGCCCGTGCGCGAGGTCGCCGCCGGTGAGCGCAGGCCGTACTCCACCAACATCACGCTGCCCGACGGCGAGCCCGCGCGGATGCTCACCACCAACTTCCCGGGTGGTGGCAAGGCGCTCCAGGTGGCACTGCGTTCGGACACCGTGCGCGAGGGCGTGCGCCAGGCGGCGTGGCTGCTCGGCGGGGTGGGGGCGGCCGGGGCGCTGCTGGCCGCCGGGCTCGGCTACTGGGTGTCGCGCACCGGGCTCGCTCCGGTGGCCCGGCTCACCGCGACGGCCGAGCACATTGCGGCCACCCGGGACCCGAGCCACCGCA
Coding sequences:
- a CDS encoding UDP-N-acetylglucosamine--N-acetylmuramyl-(pentapeptide) pyrophosphoryl-undecaprenol N-acetylglucosamine transferase; translated protein: MRTPLSVVIGAGGTGGHIYPGLALAEALRRAVPDAVISFVGTTRGLEGELIPGAGYHLHTVDMIPFDPSLGARRYLLPAALLKSGAQCRAILKAQRAQVAVGMGGYPSAPVIVGAKMAGLPSLIHESNAVPGRANQFAARLTPHIAVAFDRSRAHLSGGQDAVTTGMPIAASLAALDRPTLRAEARRALGVPPGARLVLVNGGSLGAARLTAAAVGLAGHWRDRLDVHLLIKTGPAQLADTQRQLSALPGARAVPYLDRMDLAYAAADLVVCRAGSATVAELAVTGVPAVLVPYPHAPGDHQTHNARVLSDAGAGLLVPDAEATAFRLAALIEPLLADPARLASMSGAADPGNHARAADLLAARVLELAAHPTSYAKEYHAA
- a CDS encoding response regulator transcription factor — encoded protein: MSTTRTFRILVVDDEPEVRAAVEDGLAVEGYEVRGAVDGLAALSEVAAWRPDAIILDVMMPVLDGLGVCRQLRAMGDRTPVLVLTALDSVSERVDGLEAGADDYLVKPFALDELIARVRALLRRAAADPAEPQELRYADLVLDPVAHTARRGERPIDFTRTEFALLELLMRNPGQVLPRELIHELVWGRDFGPDSNSLAVYVGYLRRKLETAGEPRLVHTVHGVGYRLDAS